The nucleotide sequence GACGCAGGCGTTGCCGCCGTCGTAGGCCCCATGGCCCTCGCCCTTGTAGGTGAGCTCGATCCCGACCCCGGGCCCCAGCTCCTTCGCCATCCGCCCCGCACCCTCGTACGGGGTGGCCGGGTCACCGGTGTTGCCGACGACCAGGATCGGGGCGGCCCCCTTGGCGCTCACGTCGGGTGTGGTCCAGGCGCCGCGGACCGGCCAGTCGGTGCACTGCGTCAGGCCCCACGCCATCATGTCGCCGAAGACGGGGGAGACCTTACGGAAGGCGGGCAGCTTCTGCTCGATGTCCGCGACGGTATAGCGCTGCTTGAAGTCGGCGCAGGTGATGGCGGTCAGCGCGGACTGCAGGGTGCTGTAGCGGCCGTCCGGGCCGCGTCCGTTCAAGGCGTCGCCCAGGGCCAGCAGGATTCTGCCGTCGCCCTGTTGGGCGCCCGCGATCCCCTGGGTGAGGTACTGCCAGTAGTCCCGGGAGTAGAGGGACTGCGCGATGCCGCCGTCGGCCAGGGACTCGGTCAGCTTCCGGCCGCCGTAGCCGCGCACCGGATGGCCGTCGAGCCGCTTCAGCAGGGAGCGGATCCGGGGCTGGGTGGGGCAGCTGTAGACGCTGCTCTTGGTGCATGCCTTCAGATAGTCGCTGAGGGCGCGCTGAAACCCCTTGGCCTGGGCGAGCGCGCCCTGCTCGGGTGTCTGCATGGGGTCCACGACTCCGTCGAAGAGGGCTCGCCCCACCTTCTTCGGATACAGATGGGCGTAGACGCCGCCGAGTTCGGTGCCGTAGGAGACGCCGAAGTAGTGCATCTTCTTGTCGCCGAGGACGCTCCGCATGAGGTCCATGTCGCGGGCGGCGTTGGTGGTGCCGACGTAGGGCAGGATCGTGCCGGAATTCTTCTCGCACGCGGCGGCGTAGGTCTTGACCCGGCGGATCTGGCTCTTCACCTCGGCCTTGTTGTCCGGGGTGGAGTCGGCGGCGTAGTAGGCGTCGAGCTGTTTGTCCCCCAGGCAGCGCACCCCGCTGCTGCGGCCGACCCCGCGCGGATCGAAGCTGACCAGGTCGTAGCGGGTGCGCAGCTGCTTGTAGCTGTTGGCGAGGGCCGGGAGGGTGGCCACGCCCGAACCGCCGGGGCCGCCGAAGTTGAAGATGAGCGAGCCGATCCGGTGGCGCCGGTCGGTGGCCTTGGCGCGGATCATGGCGATGCCGATGGTCCGGCCGTGCGGCTTGCGGTAGTCCAGCGGCGCATGGAGCGTCGCGCACTCCCACTGCCCGCCCGGGGCCTTGGTGGCGGCCGCGTCCTGGTTCGGGGAGGGGGCGGGGCAGCCGGACCAGTGCAGCTTCTGATGGGCCGAGGTGTCCGGCCGTCCGCCGCCGCTACCGCATCCGGCGGCCAGGACGGCCAGCAGCAGGGCGGTGGACAGCGCACCGAGGCGCAGAGGTCGGGACACGGCGGCCCTCCCGGGGGTGGCGGCGTATCGCCATCCTGCGGGCGGCGGGCGCCCCGCGCGCGCACAGCGGGGGCGTACGGGTGAGAGGGGTGCTGGGCGGCCGGGTGCCCGCGGGAGGGCTCGCGCGGGGCGTCCAGGGCCCCTACAGCGCCTCTCTGCGGGTGAGGTGGGTGAAGGCCACCCAGCCGGGCAGCACCGGCAGCCAGAAGACCATCAGCCGGAAGAGCAGCACCGCGGGCGCGGCGGTCTCGTACGGCAGCCCGGCGAAGGTCAGACCCGCGATCAGGGCGGCCTCGACCGCGCCCACACCGCCGGGGGTGGGCGCCGCCGACCCCAGGGCGTTGCCCGCGAGGAAGACGACGGCGATGCTCGCGTAGCTCAGCTCACCGCCGAACGCCCGGATCGCGGAGTCGAGGCACATCACATTGGCGGCGGTCAGCAGCAGGGTGCCGCCGATGCCGGTGAGCAGCTTCTTGGGCCGCTGCAGCACGTCCAGCATGCGCGGGATGACGCCCGCGAACAGCGACCGCACCCGGGTGGACACGAACTTCCGCAGGACGGGGATCGCCGTCACCACCAGGACCAGCACGGCGGCCGTCAGCAGCCCGGCGATCACGGTCCGGGACGGCGAGAGCGCCGGGGTGCGCTCGGTGCCGGTGATGTAGCCGAAGGTCAGCAGCAGCACGATATGGCTGGCGAGCCCGAACAGCTGGGAGGCGCCCACACTGGCCACCGCGAGCCCCGGCCGCACCCCCGCGCGCTGCAGGAAGCGGGTGTTGAGGGCGACGCCGCCGACCGCCGCGGGCGCCACCAGCTTCACGAACGAGGCGGCGACCTGCGCCAGCACCGTCCGCGGCAGCGGCACCTTCTCCGGGACGAAGCCGAGCAGGCTCAGCGCCGCGGCCAGATAGGTGAGCGCGGAGAAGAGGAGCGCGAAGATGACCCAGATCCAGTTGGCCTCGCCGACCAGGGTGCCCAGCTTGAGATGGGTGAACTGGGACAGCAGGAAGTACGCGGCGAAGGCCCCCGCGCAGAAGCTGACCAGGGTGCGCGGCTTGATGCGCTCCAGCCGTTCGGGCTCTATCGGCGCCTGCGGCCTCACCAGCAGCACCTGCTGCCGGATCTGGGAGAGCAGATCCTCCTCGCGGACGTCCTCCAGGGCCTCCTCTATGGCGCGCTTCTCCGCCTGCTTCTCGGCCTTGCTGGTCCTGCGGTCGCTGGTGGCCGCCTCCGGGGCCCCGGGCTCCTTGGTGTTCGTCTCCTCGGCCTCCCGCGCCTCCTTGGCCTCCTTGGCGGCGTGTGACGCTTCCAGGACGGCATCCCGCTGGCGCTGGGCGCGCTCACGCGCGAGCTGCCGCAGGGTCGCGCGGGTGCCCCGGCCGAGCGCCAGGGGCTGCAGCAGCGGCAGGCTGTCGGCGACCGCGTCCGGGCCGAGGACCGCCACCGCGGCGGCCACGGAGCGCTCGGCGCCCACGCGCAGCCCCAGGGTGGTCAGCAACTGTGCGACGTCCATCCGCAGCACCACGTCACCGGCCGCGATCTCACCGCCGCGCAGATCGGTCAGGATGACCGTGCCGTTCCGGTCGACCAGCAGGGCGTCGCTGTCCAGCCGCCGGTGGGCGATGCGCCGCGACTGGAGCGCCTGGACCTCGTGCCAGGCCCCGGCCAGCAGCTCGTCGGTGATCGCCTCGTCCGGCAGGGTGTGCAGCGGACGCCCGCCGACATGCTCGTAGACCAGCATCACGGCGTCCGGGCCCAGCTCGGAGGTGGCGATCAGCTTGGCCGCGTTGGCCCCGGCCGCGATGGCCGCGTAGGCGAGCAGCGCCTCCTGCTCCAGGGCCTGGCGCAGCGACTGGAGACTGCGGGGCGGGGTGATCGTCCGCAGTGTCAGCCGCTGCCAGACGCCGTAGAAGAAGCCCTGGGCCTGCTGCTCCCGGTCGACCACGGTGACGTCCAGGGGCGGGCCGTCCTCCAGGGTGACCAGATAGCGGCGGCTCCGGTCGCCGTGGCCGCCGTGCACGTCCTCGGGCTCCTCGGCGCGCATGGCGCTGACCGGGTTGAAGCCGACGCGGCGCAGCCCGGCGAGCAGGTTCTGGCCCGTGGGGCGCACATTGGGGGAGCCGACCGCATAGAGCGTGCCATAGGCCACCGTCCAGCCGATGAGCACCGTAAGGATGATCGAGAACGGTGTGGTGTAGCCGCCCACGAGCACCGCGAAGGCGTCGAGCAGCAGTACGCACCACATGGCCACCCGCCAGCGCGGGCGCCGGGCCATGCCGACGGCCGTCATATAGGCGATGACGGGGGCGAGATAGCCGTGTACGGGGTCGCTGAAGGCGCCGCCGGGCGCGGGCTGGGTGAGCGCCTCGCGGATCGAGCCGGGGGCGGCTCTGGCGACCCACAGGTCCGTGGCGAGGGACACCCCGTGGGCCAGCACCGCGGCCAGCACGCCATCGGCGATCCGCAGGCCGTCTCGTTTGATCAGCCGCTCGAAGGCGAAGGCCACCGGCAGGACGAGGACGGCCACCCCGGCCGTGAGCCCCGCGAAGTCGATCAGGAGCGGGGGCGCCTGGTTGGCGCCGTGCCCGATGTCCTTCTCCAGACCCGCGGTGGTGCCGTGGGCGAAGGCCGCGATGGCCAGTACGACGGCCATGCCGAGGACCCCGAGCAGCAGCCGCAGCAGATCGGCGGGGCGGTGGACACGGGCGGACAGCAGCGGCTCGTCCCCGGAGACCCGGTCCACATGGCCCTCCGGTCCGTCCGGGCCGCAGTCATCCCCCGCCTCCGGGGGCTCCTGCCGGCCGCCGGACGGCGCCTTGGAGTGCGGCAACGACTCCGGGGTGCGGGCCTCCTCCTCCGGAGGCTGCGCACCCTGCTGCTTCGCCGTCTCTTCTTGATCTCGTATCACCAGTCACCGCCCGGAAGATGGTGGCATGCCCGGGCTGCGGAGGGGGGCATCAGGGTGCATTTCGGGGACGTGAACCCCGAATGGTACGCCGTGCTGAGGATTCCCGCACAGTGCGTGATCGAACCGCAATCCGCCCCCCAGCGGGCCCCTGACCACCGCTCGCGGGGCGCTCGGCGCGGCCGTCGGCGGGGCTGTCGCAGGGGTGCGGCAGGATGGGGCGGATGAGCCGGGAGAGCAGGGACAGCAGGGAGCCGGGAGACGGGGACAGCGCTGACGAGCTGCCCGAGTACGCCGAGCGGGTGCTGGATGTGGCCGAGTCGATCCCCTCCGGCCGCGTGATGACCTACGGGGACGTCGCGGAATGGCTGGAGGAGGGCGGGCCGCGCCAGGTGGGGCGGGTGATGGCGCTCTACGGGGGCGCCGTGCCGTGGTGGCGGGTCGTGCGTGCGGACGGTGCGCTGCTGCCCGGCCATGAGCTGCGCGCTCTTGACCACTACCGCGAGGAGGGCACCCCGTTGCGCGAGGCGGCGCGCTCGGCCGAGGGCCATCTGCCGCGGATCGACATGGCCAGGGCGCGGTGGGACGGGGGCGGGCAGGACCACGGCCGGTAGTTGGGGCCGCGTCCGGCAGGGGGACCACAGCCGGTGGCGGGACTACAGCCGGTGGCGTTGCGGGGCTGCGGCAGCCGTGCCGGGGACGGCGGACATGTGGCCGAGCCGGGGCGCGGCGTGTGCGGGGGCGTACGCGTGCGCGGTTCGCGCGGGGCGGTACCGATGTGCGGCGGGTCCACGGGCGTACCGGCGGTATCCACAGCCATACGGGTGAGGTCCTGCCGTGCATGAGAGGCTGTCCCGCACCCAGCCAACCCACCAGGACCGGCGATCCAACGTGAGCTCCTCCCCCTCGTCCCTTCCACGGCAGCGGCAGGCGCGGCAGCCCTCCTCACGGCAGTCGTCCTCGGGCGTCTACCGCCTGCTCCGTCATCGGCCGGAGCCCGGCGCCCTTCCTGTCCTGGACGCACGGCAGCGCGCTGTGGTTGAGCATCGGGGCGGCCCTTTGCTGGTGCTCGCCGGGCCCGGTACCGGCAAGACGACGACGCTCGTGGAGGCGGTGGCCCGCCGGGTGCGCGAGGGCGCGGACCCCGAGCGGCTCCTGGTGCTCACCTTCAGCCGTAAGGCCGCCGTCGAACTGCGCGACCGCATGGCCGCGCGCCTGGGCGGCGCGAGTGCCCCACGGGCCACGACCTTCCACTCCTACTGCTACGCCCTGGTCCGCGCCCACCAGGAGGTCGACCTCTTCGTCGATCCGCTGCGGCTGCTCTCCGGGCCGGAGCAGGACGTCGTCGTCAGGGAGCTGCTCGCCGGGCAGGCCGAGCTGGCGCGCGAGGGCCGGGCCTTCGTCCGCTGGCCCGACGACCTGCGCGCCTGCCTGACCACGCGGGGCTTCGCCGACGAGGTGCGCGCGGTGCTCGCCCGCAGCCGGGAGCTGGGCCTGGGCCCACGGGCGCTGGGGGAGTTCGCCGAGCGCACCGGGCGCCCCGACTGGTCCGCCGCGGCCGGCTTCCTCGCCGAGTACCTCGATGTCCTGGACGCCCAGGGGGTGCTGGACTACGCGGAGCTGGTACACCGCGCGGTGCTGCTCGCCGGGCGGCCGGAGGTCGCGGCCGAGCTGGCGGGGCGGTACGACGCCGTGTTCGTCGACGAGTACCAGGACACCGATGTCGCCCAGGGCCGGTTGCTGGGGGCGCTCGCGGGCGGCGGCAGGACCCTGCTCGCCTTCGGCGACCCCGATCAGTCGATCTACGCCTTCCGCGGTGCCGACGTGGGCGGCATCCTCCGCTTCCGCGAGGACTTCCCGCGGGCGGACGGCCGGCCCGCCGACATGGAGGTCCTCACCGTTTCCCGCCGCTCGGGGGCCGCCCTGCTCGCGGCCACCCGGCGGATCACCGGCCGGATGCCGCTCACTCGGCTGCCCGCGCGAGCCGTAAGGGCGCATCGGGAGCTCGATGCCGCTCGCGACGGTGGCCGCGTCGAGGCGTACACGTACCCCACCGCGGGCGCCGAGCTCGACAACGTCGCCGACATCCTGCGCCGCGCCCATCTGGAGGACGGGGTGCCTTGGCGCGAGATGGCCGTTCTGGTGCGCGCCGGGGGGCGCTCGATCCCCGGTGTGCGCCGGGCGCTCACCTCGGCCGGAGTCCCCGTCGAGGTGGACGGCGATGACATCCCGCTGCGCCATGAGCCCGCCGTGGCCCCCCTGCTGACGGCGCTCCGCGCCGCCGCCACGGCCGCGCTGCCGGACAGCGGCGGGCTGTCCGCGGTCCTCGGCGTCGAGACCGCCCTGACCCTGCTCACCTCGCCCCTCGGCGGTATGGACGCCGCCGATCTGCGCCGCCTGGGCCGTGCGCTGCGCGAGGAGGAGCGGTCCGCCGGACGCGCGGTGCCGCGCCCCTCCGACGCCCTGCTCGCCGAGACGCTCGCCGAGCCGGAGCGGCTGGCCGTCCACGACCCGGCGTACGCACGCGGCGCCCAGCGGCTCGGGCTGCTGCTGCGCACCGCCCGGGAGGCACTGGCCCGGGGCGGCACCGCCGAGCAGGCGCTGTGGCAGCTATGGGACGGCACCTCCTGGCCCGGCCGGCTGGAGCGGGCCGCGCAGCGCGGCGGCACCGCCGGGCGGAACGCGGACCGTGACCTCGACGCGGTGTGCGCGCTGTTCGAGACCGCCGCCCGCGCCGAGGAGCGCACCGGCGGCCGTGGCGCCCTCAACTTCCTGGAGGAGATCGACGCCCAGGACATCGCCGCCGACACCCTCTCCCGCCGGATGGTCCGCCCCGACGCCGTACGGCTGATGACCGCCCACCGCGCCAAGGGGCTCGAATGGGCCCTGGTGGTCGTCGCGGGGGTGCAGGAGGGGCTGTGGCCCGATCTGCGGCGGCGCGGCTCGCTCCTGGAGGCCGACCGGATCGGCCGGGACGGGCTGGCCGAGCCGCTGCCGCCGGGCGCGCTGCTGGCCGAGGAGCGGCGGCTGTTCTACGTCGCGGCCACCCGCGCGAAGGAGCGGCTCGTGGTCACCGCCGTCAAGGCCGCCTCCGAGGACGGGGACCAGCCCTCCCGTTTCCTCACCGAACTTGGCGTCCCGCCCACCGACGTCACCCAGCGGCCGCGCCGCCCGCTGTCCGTCGCCGCGCTCGTCGCCGAGCTGCGCGCCACCACCGTCGACCCGGACGCCTCGGAGGCGCTGCGCGACGCCGCCGCGCGCCGGCTGGCGCGGCTCGCGGCGCTGCGCGACGAGGAGGGCCGGCCGCTGGTCCCGGCCGCCCATCCGCACCGCTGGTGGGGGCTGCACGAGCCGACGCACAGCGAGGTCCCGCTGCGCGACCGGGACCGGCCCGTGGCGCTGTCCGGCAGCGCCCTCGACCAGCTCGTCAACACCTGCTCGCTCCAGTGGTTCCTGGGGCGCGAGGTGAAGGCGGACGCGCCCTCGACGGCCGCCCAGGGCTTCGGCAACGTCGTGCACGTCCTGGCCGACGAGGTCGCCTCCGGCCGCACCCCGGCCGATCTCGCGGTCCTCATGGAGCGCCTGGACTCCGTATGGGACGCGCTCGCCTTCGACGCCCCCTGGAAGTCACGGCAGGAGAAGGAGCAGGCACGGGCGGCCCTGGAGCGCTTTCTGCACTGGCATGTGATGGAGCGCGGCGGCCGTACCCCGGTCGCCACCGAGCACTCCTTCGACGTCACGCTCGAAGCCGACGTCTATAAGGTGCGCATCCGCGGCAGCATGGACCGCGTCGAGACGGACGGCGAGGGGCGTGCCTACGTCGTCGACTTCAAGACCGGCAAGCAGACCGTGACCCGCGGCGACGTCGAGCACCACCCCCAGCTGGCGGCGTATCAGCTGGCGGTGCGCGAGGGCGCCGTCGACGACCTCTTCGAGGGCGGGCGCCCCGAGGCGGGCGGCGCGGAGCTCGTCCAGCTGCGGCAGGGCGCCGCCAAGAAGGACGGCGGCGACGATGTCCCCAAGGTCCAGGCCCAGGAGCCGCCGGACGGCGAGTGGGTGGGGCAGCTGCTCGCCACCGCGGCCGGGCGCGTTCTCGACGAGCGGTTCACCCCGACCACGGGCGACCACTGCGAGCGCTGCGCCTTCCGCGGCGCGTGCAGCGCCCGGGCGGAGGGGCGCCATGTGGTCGACTGACGCTTTCGCGTATCGGGCCCGGACCCCCGGGCGGCCGCCCACCGGGGCGGCGAGGGCGGCGGGGCATGTCGGTGGGCACCGATAGCCTCACTGGAGTGTCAGCCCGCATCACCGATCCCGAGGAGCTCAAGGAACTCCTCGGGATCCCGTTCACCCCGGAGCAGGTCGCGTGCATCACCGCACCGCCCGCCCCGCAGGTGATCGTCGCCGGGGCGGGCTCAGGCAAGACCACGGTGATGGCCGCCCGCGTCGTCTGGCTGGTCGGCACCGGACAGGTCGCGCCCGACCGGGTGCTCGGCCTCACCTTCACCAACAAGGCCGCCGGAGAGCTGGCGGAGCGGGTCCGTAAGGCCCTCATCGCGGCGGGCATCGTCGATCAGGACCCGGATCCGGGCGCCAGCGAGGAGGCCGCGGGCGAGCCCGTCATCTCCACGTACCACGCCTTCGCCGGACAGCTGCTCAAGGACCACGGGCTGCGCGTCGGCCTGGAGCCGAGCGCCCGGCTGCTCGCCGACGCCACCCGCTTCCAGCTCGCCGCGCGCGTCCTGCGCTCGGCCCCCGGCCCGTATCCGGCGCTCACCCGCCCCTTCTCCGACCTGGTCACCGATCTGCTCGCGCTCGACGCCGAGCTTGCCGAGCACCTCGTCCCCGCCGGGCGGCTGCGGGCGTACGACACCGAGCTGCTGCGGACCCTGGAGGGGACGCGGCTCACCAACGAGGCGCTGCGCAAGGTGCCCGAGGCCGCCCGCGCCCGTCAGGAGCTGCTGGGCCTGGTCGAGGCGTACCGCGAGGAGAAGCGGCGCCGCGATCTGCTCGACTTCGGCGACCAGATCGCCCATTCGGCCACCCTGGCCCTCGACCACCCGGAGGTCGGCCGGGTCCTGCGCGAGCAGTTCGAGGTCGTCCTGCTCGACGAGTACCAGGACACCTCGGTCGCCCAGCGGCTGCTGCTGTCCGGTCTCTTCGGCGACGGCACCGGACACCCCGTCACCGCCGTCGGCGACCCCTGCCAGGCCATCTACGGCTGGCGCGGCGCCTCCGTGGCCAACCTGGACGACTTCCCCGAGCACTTCCCGCACGCCGGCGGCCGTCCGGCGGGGCGCTTCGCGCTCAGCGAGAACCGGCGCAGCGGGGGCCGCCTCCTGGACCTTGCCAACGGGCTGGCCGCCCCGCTGCGCGCGATGCACGAGGGCGTCGAGGCGCTGCGCCCCGCGCCCGGCGCCGAGCGGGACGGAGCGGTGCGCTGTGCGCTGCTGCCCACCCACGCCGAGGAGCTGGCCTGGCTCGCCGACTCCATCGCCCACCTGGTGCGCACCGGCACCCCGCCCGGTGAGATCGCGGTCCTGTGCCGTACGGCGGGTGACTTCGCGCAGATCCAGGGCGCCCTGGTGGAGCGGGACATTCCGGTGGAGGTGGTGGGCCTGTCGGGGCTGCTGCATCTGCCGGAGGTGGCCGATCTGGTGGCCGTCTGCGAGGTCCTCCAGGACCCGGGGGCCAACGCGGCGCTGGTCCGTCTGCTCACCGGGCCGCGCTGGCGGATCGGTCCCCGCGACCTCGCGCTGCTCGGCCGCCGCGCCCGTGCGCTGGTCTCCCACGGCGGGCCGGACGGGGCGGAGGACGATCCGGACCTACGGCTCGCCGGGGCCGTCGAGGGCACCGACCCCTCCGAGGTGATCTCCCTCGCCGACGCCCTCGACACCTTCCTGGAGGCGGGCGGCGGCCCGGACGACGGGCTGCCCTTCTCGGCCGAGGCACGGATCCGGTTCGCCCGGCTCGCCGCCGAACTCCGCGAACTGCGCCGCTCGCTGGCCGATCCGCTGATGGACGTGCTCCACCGGGTTCTGGCCACCACGGGCCTCGAGGTCGAGCTGTCCGCCTCACCCCACGCCCTGGCCGCGCGCCGCCGCGAGACGCTCGGCAACTTCCTGGACGTCGCGGCCGCCTTCGCGGGCCGGGAGGGCGGCGCGGCCGTGGAGGGCGAGGCCACCCTGCAGGGCTTCCTCGGCTTTCTGCGCACCGCCGCGCAGTACGAGAAGGGGCTCGACAACGCCCTCCCCGGCGGCGAGAACACGGTCAAGGTGCTCACCGCCCACAAGTCCAAGGGGCTGGAGTGGGACGTGGTGGCGGTGCCGGGGCTGGTCGCCAAGCAGTTCCCGAGCGAACAGTCCCGCGAGTCCTGGACGGCGAACGCGAAGGTCCTGCCGCATGCGCTGCGCGGGGACGCGCGGACCCTCCCGGATGTCACCGCGTGGGACAGCAAGGGGATCGCGGCCTTCAAGGACGCCATGAAGGAGCATCAGCGGACCGAGGAGCTCCGGCTGGGCTATGTGACCTTCACCCGGCCGCGGTCGCTGCTGCTGGGCTCCGGCCACTGGTGGGGTCCCACCCAGAAGCGGCCGCGCGGCCCGTCGGCCTTCCTGGACGCGCTGCGCGAGCACTGTGAGGCCGGTTACGGCGAGGTCGAGGCATGGGCCGAGCCGCCGGAGGAGGGCGCGGAGAACCCGGCCCTGCGGGAGTCGGCGGTTGACCGGGCCTGGCCGCTTCCGCTGGACCCGGCCGCGCTGCGCCACCGGCGGCGCGCCGCCGATGTGGTGCTCGCCCATCTGGCGCGCATCGAGACGGCGGGGGAGGGGCCGACCGCGCATGACGGGGGGCACCCCTCGGCTGACGGAGACCCGTTCCCGGAGCCTCCGGACGACCTGCGGCCACCGGAGGAGCCTGAGCCCCCGGAGGACCCGGAGTGGCCCGAGCCGCCGGAGGACCCTTACGCGGACGCGGACGCGTACGGCGAGGCTGCCGACGACCCGTACGAGCCATATGAGGACGAGCCGTACGGCGACGGGCCACAGGCCGATCCTTACGGCGCACCGGAACCCGGTGTGCCGGATATCACGCGGGAACCGGCCGAGGATGAGCTGGCGCCCGAGGAGGCCCGGCTGGCGGGTTCCTGGGACCGCGATCTGGACGCGCTCGCCGGGGAGCTGCGCCGCGCCCGCGAGACCGTGCACGAGGTGCCGCTGCCGGGGACGCTCACCGCCTCCCAGCTGCTGCGCCTCGCCGCCGACCCGGACGGCTTCGCACGGGAGCTGGCCCGCCCGATGCCCCGGCCGCCGCGCCCCGCCGCGCGGCGCGGCACCCGCTTCCACGCCTGGGTCGAAGCGCGCTTCGAGGCGCTGTCGCTGCCCTTCCTCGGCCCCGACGAGCTGCCGGGCGGCGAGGAAGACGAGGCGGAGATCGCCGACGAGCGGGATCTGACCGCGCTCAAGGAGGCGTTCGCACGTACGCCGTACGCCCGTCGCACCCCTTACCGCGTGGAGGTGCCGGTCCAGCTGACCCTGGCGGGCCGCATCATCCGCGGCCGGATCGACGCGGTGTACCGCGCGTCCGGAAGCGGCCCCGACGGCGGCCCGCGCTACGAGATCGTCGACTGGAAGACCGGCCGCTCCCAGGACGCCGACCCGCTCCAGCTGGCCATCTACCGCCTCGCCTGGGCCGAGCAGCACGGACTGCCCCTGTCGGCGGTCACGGCGGCGTTCGTCTACGTGCGCAGCGGTGAGGTCGTGCGCCCCGCCGGGCTGCCCGGCCGGGCCGGGCTCGAGCGCGTCCTGCTCGGGGAGCCGGGTGGCGGGACCGGCGGCGGAACGCTCGGCGAGCCGGAGGACGTGGATGGGGGCGCGGCGGCGGACGCGGCCGGG is from Streptomyces hygroscopicus and encodes:
- a CDS encoding peptidase yields the protein MSRPLRLGALSTALLLAVLAAGCGSGGGRPDTSAHQKLHWSGCPAPSPNQDAAATKAPGGQWECATLHAPLDYRKPHGRTIGIAMIRAKATDRRHRIGSLIFNFGGPGGSGVATLPALANSYKQLRTRYDLVSFDPRGVGRSSGVRCLGDKQLDAYYAADSTPDNKAEVKSQIRRVKTYAAACEKNSGTILPYVGTTNAARDMDLMRSVLGDKKMHYFGVSYGTELGGVYAHLYPKKVGRALFDGVVDPMQTPEQGALAQAKGFQRALSDYLKACTKSSVYSCPTQPRIRSLLKRLDGHPVRGYGGRKLTESLADGGIAQSLYSRDYWQYLTQGIAGAQQGDGRILLALGDALNGRGPDGRYSTLQSALTAITCADFKQRYTVADIEQKLPAFRKVSPVFGDMMAWGLTQCTDWPVRGAWTTPDVSAKGAAPILVVGNTGDPATPYEGAGRMAKELGPGVGIELTYKGEGHGAYDGGNACVRKTVNAYLLQGKVPKKGKVCG
- a CDS encoding membrane protein; the encoded protein is MIRDQEETAKQQGAQPPEEEARTPESLPHSKAPSGGRQEPPEAGDDCGPDGPEGHVDRVSGDEPLLSARVHRPADLLRLLLGVLGMAVVLAIAAFAHGTTAGLEKDIGHGANQAPPLLIDFAGLTAGVAVLVLPVAFAFERLIKRDGLRIADGVLAAVLAHGVSLATDLWVARAAPGSIREALTQPAPGGAFSDPVHGYLAPVIAYMTAVGMARRPRWRVAMWCVLLLDAFAVLVGGYTTPFSIILTVLIGWTVAYGTLYAVGSPNVRPTGQNLLAGLRRVGFNPVSAMRAEEPEDVHGGHGDRSRRYLVTLEDGPPLDVTVVDREQQAQGFFYGVWQRLTLRTITPPRSLQSLRQALEQEALLAYAAIAAGANAAKLIATSELGPDAVMLVYEHVGGRPLHTLPDEAITDELLAGAWHEVQALQSRRIAHRRLDSDALLVDRNGTVILTDLRGGEIAAGDVVLRMDVAQLLTTLGLRVGAERSVAAAVAVLGPDAVADSLPLLQPLALGRGTRATLRQLARERAQRQRDAVLEASHAAKEAKEAREAEETNTKEPGAPEAATSDRRTSKAEKQAEKRAIEEALEDVREEDLLSQIRQQVLLVRPQAPIEPERLERIKPRTLVSFCAGAFAAYFLLSQFTHLKLGTLVGEANWIWVIFALLFSALTYLAAALSLLGFVPEKVPLPRTVLAQVAASFVKLVAPAAVGGVALNTRFLQRAGVRPGLAVASVGASQLFGLASHIVLLLTFGYITGTERTPALSPSRTVIAGLLTAAVLVLVVTAIPVLRKFVSTRVRSLFAGVIPRMLDVLQRPKKLLTGIGGTLLLTAANVMCLDSAIRAFGGELSYASIAVVFLAGNALGSAAPTPGGVGAVEAALIAGLTFAGLPYETAAPAVLLFRLMVFWLPVLPGWVAFTHLTRREAL
- a CDS encoding DNA-binding protein, yielding MSRESRDSREPGDGDSADELPEYAERVLDVAESIPSGRVMTYGDVAEWLEEGGPRQVGRVMALYGGAVPWWRVVRADGALLPGHELRALDHYREEGTPLREAARSAEGHLPRIDMARARWDGGGQDHGR
- a CDS encoding helicase UvrD produces the protein MHERLSRTQPTHQDRRSNVSSSPSSLPRQRQARQPSSRQSSSGVYRLLRHRPEPGALPVLDARQRAVVEHRGGPLLVLAGPGTGKTTTLVEAVARRVREGADPERLLVLTFSRKAAVELRDRMAARLGGASAPRATTFHSYCYALVRAHQEVDLFVDPLRLLSGPEQDVVVRELLAGQAELAREGRAFVRWPDDLRACLTTRGFADEVRAVLARSRELGLGPRALGEFAERTGRPDWSAAAGFLAEYLDVLDAQGVLDYAELVHRAVLLAGRPEVAAELAGRYDAVFVDEYQDTDVAQGRLLGALAGGGRTLLAFGDPDQSIYAFRGADVGGILRFREDFPRADGRPADMEVLTVSRRSGAALLAATRRITGRMPLTRLPARAVRAHRELDAARDGGRVEAYTYPTAGAELDNVADILRRAHLEDGVPWREMAVLVRAGGRSIPGVRRALTSAGVPVEVDGDDIPLRHEPAVAPLLTALRAAATAALPDSGGLSAVLGVETALTLLTSPLGGMDAADLRRLGRALREEERSAGRAVPRPSDALLAETLAEPERLAVHDPAYARGAQRLGLLLRTAREALARGGTAEQALWQLWDGTSWPGRLERAAQRGGTAGRNADRDLDAVCALFETAARAEERTGGRGALNFLEEIDAQDIAADTLSRRMVRPDAVRLMTAHRAKGLEWALVVVAGVQEGLWPDLRRRGSLLEADRIGRDGLAEPLPPGALLAEERRLFYVAATRAKERLVVTAVKAASEDGDQPSRFLTELGVPPTDVTQRPRRPLSVAALVAELRATTVDPDASEALRDAAARRLARLAALRDEEGRPLVPAAHPHRWWGLHEPTHSEVPLRDRDRPVALSGSALDQLVNTCSLQWFLGREVKADAPSTAAQGFGNVVHVLADEVASGRTPADLAVLMERLDSVWDALAFDAPWKSRQEKEQARAALERFLHWHVMERGGRTPVATEHSFDVTLEADVYKVRIRGSMDRVETDGEGRAYVVDFKTGKQTVTRGDVEHHPQLAAYQLAVREGAVDDLFEGGRPEAGGAELVQLRQGAAKKDGGDDVPKVQAQEPPDGEWVGQLLATAAGRVLDERFTPTTGDHCERCAFRGACSARAEGRHVVD